A segment of the Candida albicans SC5314 chromosome 2, complete sequence genome:
CCACTAGTACTCTCATCATATAATCAGAGCTTTGCTGGATGCCTCTAATATTTCTACAAGTCCGAACTCTTTTtgatacttttttttatattattaactAAATAAAATACATGACATATCCTAAACCGGGAATTCTTGGTGTCATCATTACTGTAACATGTGTATCTCCATTATTGtatatatttgataataatcgAAGACTAAAATGctatgaaaaaaaagaaacccaTACCCCAAGATAAGatattatataatatacTACTATTATTCCTCACCTCAAAtagtttgtttatttcttAGCAGTTAATCTTCTCAAGTAGAAGGCTAATTCTTCACCTTCCAAGATGTAACCATCACATCTACCAGATTGACCTGGTCTTGAAGAAATGACAGCGTATAATCTACCAGAACCGAATTGAGAGTCAACAGCGGATTCAATGGCAGCAGCACCAGATCTAGCAGCCAATTTTCTTTCGACTTTTCTTGATCTCTTGGCATCGGCAACTTCAGCAGCGTGAGCAGCATGAGCACCACCCTTCTTTTTACCTAAAGTAGCACCGTAGTGGTTTTCGTACCATTGTCTGAATGGAGTAGCATCAATTTGAACAACAGCAGATTTGGTCAAGGTGTTGGTTCTAACCAATTCGTTATTAGATGGATGGTAAACGACACCAGCAATTCTGGTTTTTCTGGAAACACCTTCGGAACCCCAAGAGAAGTTACCGGTTTCAACTCTCAAAGCTCTGAATTTTTGGTTACCACCTCTGGTTCTGACAGAGTGAATTCTTTTTGGACCAATCTTGGTGTTGGCTGGTTGTCTACCTAATTCAAACTTTCTCTTCTTTCTGAATTGGGCTCTTTTGGCACCAGTGGCGGATCTTTTGTGACGTGAATCTCTAGAAATACCCATTTTTACCTATAACAATGTTGTTAGTAAACTTTGTTCCATGATGGAATCGCTTTCcaaccaaaacaaataatatgAGTAAAACCAATTTTTGCAAAGCTATTAATTCTTAATAATATTTCCTTGGTAATAATTTCCCAATTCTTTATCTAATAATCTTCGCTCGATTAAAATTGTTGTCGTAGTAGTCATAATGATAGTTgcatatttgaaaataattccATTTTAGTTGTATACCATTCTGAACTTGTTGAATCTATTCTTTCGTAATCTCTTATTCACTATCCTTCTCTCATTCATATTAACACATTTATTGTGATCCCAATCATTGGTAAATCATATTATAGTTGCTAGTACATGTTGTCTTTACATACACTCTTGTATCACtgttaattgaaaaaagacTGTAAATGAAACTTCtaaattatgaaaattttttttattttgttaacTGAGTgagaaacagaaaaaatGCTCACTCACTCAACAGTGCCTAGTATTGTGTGTGTGCATAGAATTGCACCTAAGATTATGTGTGCGtgtaacaacaaccaaaaaagcGCACTGTTAGTGCATGTGGTAGCGATTTACATAGTTAAGTGCGAGTTTTTATTGTGAAGAGCAAAAAATGCTATAGGACAATCTCGCTGCCTGTATATTATGTGCACACGTGTAAACAAAACTTTCCAGGGCTAAAGCcctaatttgaaaaattgctTTTTCGCCTGGACTTAATTATGACACAGCTTTTGTGTTACGTGACCCCGATGTTATcgttaaaaaaaaataaatgaaaaaaaactattcaaaacaaaaataaagatGGAATCATAGATTATCACTAAAGTTATAACCACACTCACATAGGTATagcattttttttgtgtagAAGGAGAACTAAAAGAAATATGGAAACAATATATGACGAAATAGAGATTGAAGATTTCACATTTGATCCAGTtcaacaaatatttcaatatccATGTCCCTGTGGTGATCGATTTGCCATTAGTTTATATGATATGCAAGAAGGTGAAGATATAGCTGTTTGCCCTAGTTGTTCATTGATGGTTAAAGTGATATTTGAACCTGAAGATTTGGAAGAGTATCTAGAGGGATAATAAGGTTTGAGAAAAAGTAGTGTTTAAGAATTTATTGCAAGAAGATGAGATGAGATGGCAAATAAAGATATTCGATATATTCGGTGAActttaaatcaaaatatctATAATGCTATTGACTGGGTCCGTGTGCAGTTTTGTCAGAATACATCTGGTACACTTCAAGATCAGAATTATTCAA
Coding sequences within it:
- the RPS8A gene encoding 40S ribosomal protein eS8 (Small 40S ribosomal subunit protein; induced by ciclopirox olamine; repressed upon phagocytosis by murine macrophage; 5'-UTR intron; Hap43-induced; Spider biofilm repressed), whose protein sequence is MGISRDSRHKRSATGAKRAQFRKKRKFELGRQPANTKIGPKRIHSVRTRGGNQKFRALRVETGNFSWGSEGVSRKTRIAGVVYHPSNNELVRTNTLTKSAVVQIDATPFRQWYENHYGATLGKKKGGAHAAHAAEVADAKRSRKVERKLAARSGAAAIESAVDSQFGSGRLYAVISSRPGQSGRCDGYILEGEELAFYLRRLTAKK
- the KTI11 gene encoding Kti11p (Zn-ribbon protein; required for synthesis of diphthamide on translation factor eEF2; involved in modification of wobble nucleosides in tRNAs; rat catheter and Spider biofilm induced) — its product is METIYDEIEIEDFTFDPVQQIFQYPCPCGDRFAISLYDMQEGEDIAVCPSCSLMVKVIFEPEDLEEYLEG